The Apibacter raozihei genome contains a region encoding:
- a CDS encoding PhzF family phenazine biosynthesis protein — MESVIEYYIIDAFASQIFSGNQAGVCYLKQKIDDQIMQQIAAENNLSETAFILKRDEGANYDLRWFTPKSEVDLCGHATLASAYVLSNFVDSTLKKIQFYTQSGILTVNCKSDKYEMEFPSREPKRLQILPLFKEMIDCEILEAWASRDLILVVENEDEVRRVNPDLNKIAQASEYLGVIITSKGKTTDFVSRFFAPSVGVAEDPVTGSAHTSLIPLWNQKLGKKKMIAYQCSQRGGYIYCDIIENKVLISGYAKLYLKGSIYLS, encoded by the coding sequence ATGGAATCAGTTATAGAATATTATATAATAGATGCATTTGCATCACAAATTTTTTCAGGTAATCAGGCAGGTGTTTGTTATTTAAAGCAAAAAATTGATGATCAAATTATGCAGCAAATAGCAGCTGAAAATAATTTATCTGAAACGGCTTTTATTTTAAAAAGAGATGAGGGAGCAAATTATGATTTGAGGTGGTTTACGCCTAAATCTGAAGTTGATTTGTGCGGACACGCCACTTTAGCTTCTGCATATGTACTATCCAATTTTGTAGATAGTACTTTAAAAAAAATACAGTTTTATACTCAAAGCGGGATTCTTACTGTGAACTGTAAATCAGATAAATATGAAATGGAATTTCCTTCCAGAGAACCGAAACGGTTACAGATATTACCTTTATTTAAAGAAATGATAGATTGTGAAATTCTGGAAGCCTGGGCTTCCAGGGACTTAATTTTGGTGGTTGAAAATGAAGATGAAGTACGGAGAGTGAATCCTGATTTAAATAAAATTGCTCAAGCATCTGAATATTTAGGTGTTATAATTACTTCCAAAGGAAAAACTACTGACTTTGTATCTCGTTTTTTTGCTCCTTCAGTAGGAGTAGCGGAAGATCCGGTTACCGGATCTGCTCATACTTCTTTAATTCCCCTGTGGAATCAAAAATTAGGGAAAAAGAAGATGATAGCCTATCAATGCTCACAAAGAGGCGGTTATATTTATTGTGATATTATTGAAAATAAAGTTTTAATTTCAGGTTATGCAAAATTATATTTAAAAGGTTCTATTTACCTATCATAA
- a CDS encoding YceI family protein, whose translation MKKLFLSFAAGALLLFSCNDNSKHQVDTTSAAVETGSSVEAPIQPVGKESTYKKELQWTAFKTDKKVPVAGTFLKISLTGVKEDLAIPESLVNARFICDGTTTSTGDTARDGTLTTFFFKRLSNPEISGYFQKFENNTAYIVIQLNGKSVTKEFPYELKGNQIIIKGSVDILNDFNAQKPFTSLHRACYDLHEGKTWTNVDLVIKISK comes from the coding sequence ATGAAAAAACTTTTCTTATCTTTTGCAGCCGGAGCATTGCTCCTGTTTTCCTGCAACGATAATTCCAAACATCAGGTGGATACGACTTCGGCTGCTGTCGAAACTGGCAGTTCTGTAGAAGCTCCTATACAGCCGGTAGGAAAAGAATCTACTTATAAAAAAGAACTTCAGTGGACGGCATTTAAAACTGATAAAAAAGTTCCAGTAGCCGGAACTTTTCTAAAAATATCACTTACAGGTGTTAAGGAAGATTTAGCTATTCCCGAATCTTTGGTTAATGCCCGCTTTATTTGTGACGGAACTACAACTTCTACCGGAGATACAGCCAGAGATGGAACTTTAACTACTTTCTTCTTTAAAAGACTTTCTAACCCTGAAATATCCGGATATTTTCAGAAATTTGAAAATAATACCGCTTATATAGTTATTCAGTTAAACGGAAAATCGGTAACAAAAGAGTTTCCTTATGAATTGAAAGGAAATCAAATTATTATCAAAGGCAGTGTTGATATACTAAACGATTTCAATGCGCAAAAACCATTTACCAGTCTTCATAGAGCTTGTTATGATTTACATGAGGGTAAAACATGGACAAATGTAGATTTGGTTATTAAAATTTCAAAATAA
- a CDS encoding TlpA family protein disulfide reductase has product MKKIIYFFMVLGLFFSCKEKAKETPVAKDSLSVNSSEPEIPADNETAEEVTIISSDFDKIQALANTQSDTLYITNYWATWCGPCVEEIPDFVALHNEYKDKKVKFLFVNVDDARTQAQVAPFVLKNKMQNVYQIPVSELSSRIGSIDPNLQGGIPVTVLQKGEVKEGFAGAMPRAFIEEKINDFLNKSK; this is encoded by the coding sequence ATGAAAAAAATTATTTATTTCTTTATGGTTTTAGGACTTTTTTTTTCCTGTAAAGAAAAGGCAAAAGAAACACCTGTAGCAAAGGATTCGTTGTCGGTAAATTCTTCGGAGCCGGAAATTCCCGCTGATAATGAAACCGCTGAAGAGGTTACTATTATAAGTTCCGATTTTGATAAAATTCAAGCATTGGCAAATACCCAAAGTGATACACTATACATTACAAATTACTGGGCAACCTGGTGCGGACCTTGTGTTGAAGAAATTCCTGATTTTGTAGCGCTTCATAATGAATATAAAGATAAAAAGGTTAAATTCCTGTTTGTGAATGTAGACGATGCACGCACACAGGCTCAGGTAGCACCTTTTGTCTTGAAAAATAAAATGCAGAATGTGTATCAGATACCTGTAAGTGAATTAAGCTCACGAATCGGATCTATAGATCCGAATCTTCAGGGCGGTATTCCGGTAACCGTACTACAAAAAGGTGAGGTGAAAGAAGGATTTGCAGGGGCCATGCCCAGAGCATTTATAGAAGAAAAAATAAATGATTTTTTAAATAAAAGTAAATAA
- a CDS encoding copper resistance protein NlpE — MIKKVFLLFAVAALVVSCDKKQAQKAEEIKDSTSAIADTLVQKADSLVNAHTSENSLDVEGVYKGVIPCADCEGIETILKLEKNNMYTLSSRYLGKGDQKPFESKGKYVWSKEGNKITLEGDKEKQQFKVAENQLIQLDTEGNVISGELASKYTLLKQK; from the coding sequence ATGATTAAGAAAGTCTTTTTATTATTTGCTGTAGCAGCTTTAGTAGTTAGCTGTGATAAAAAACAAGCCCAAAAAGCAGAAGAAATCAAAGACAGTACTTCAGCTATAGCTGATACTCTGGTACAAAAAGCAGACTCTTTGGTAAATGCACATACCTCTGAAAATTCGCTGGATGTGGAAGGTGTTTATAAAGGAGTGATACCATGTGCCGATTGTGAAGGTATCGAAACTATATTGAAGCTGGAAAAAAATAATATGTATACTCTTTCATCCAGGTATTTAGGAAAAGGAGATCAAAAACCATTTGAATCAAAAGGTAAGTATGTTTGGAGTAAAGAGGGAAACAAAATTACCTTAGAAGGAGATAAAGAAAAGCAACAATTTAAAGTAGCTGAAAATCAATTAATCCAACTGGATACTGAAGGTAATGTAATTAGTGGGGAGTTAGCATCCAAATATACATTACTTAAACAAAAATAA
- a CDS encoding DMT family protein, producing MKIASTIGFLILSNAFMNIAWYGHLKFFGKDNHTSIWIIILLSWGLALFEYCFQVPANRIGFQENGGPFSLVQLKVMQEAITLIVFMIFSKIVFQNVQFTVNHLIGFLLLIGAVYFIFKK from the coding sequence ATGAAAATAGCATCAACCATAGGATTTCTAATATTATCCAATGCATTTATGAATATTGCATGGTACGGACATTTAAAATTTTTCGGAAAAGACAATCATACTTCAATATGGATCATTATACTCTTAAGCTGGGGACTGGCATTATTTGAATATTGTTTTCAGGTACCCGCAAACCGAATCGGGTTTCAGGAAAATGGAGGCCCTTTCTCTCTGGTACAGCTGAAAGTTATGCAGGAAGCCATTACTCTAATAGTATTTATGATTTTCTCTAAAATCGTTTTTCAAAATGTACAGTTTACAGTTAATCACCTGATCGGGTTTTTACTTTTAATTGGTGCCGTCTATTTTATATTTAAAAAATAA
- a CDS encoding dipeptidyl-peptidase 3 family protein — translation MKLNVLTAIIASSVMLVSCDTKFSNTIGKTDPENFEYKVDRFADIEVLKYQIPGWEKLSLKEKKLVYYLAQAGMSGRDIIWDQNYKYNLKIRKALESIYKNYKGDKSAQSWKNYEIYLKRVWFSNGIHHHYSNDKIMPEFSQNYFQQLLNDTSTELEPFIVDILFNEEDNKKVNLDESKGFISGSAINFYGKGITDKEVEKYYSGKTNQDSDRPVSWGLNSKLIKNEQGNLEEKIWKSGGMYGAAIDQIIFWLEKAVSVAENKPQAEALKLLISYYKTGSLKTWDEYNIAWLKATEGNIDYINGFIEVYNDPLGHKGSYESIVQIKDFDMSAKMEVISKNAQWFEDNSPLMPEHKKKNVVGISYKTVIAASESGDSSPSTPIGVNLPNADWIRAEYGSKSVSLGNIIDAYGQAGGTEKLKEFAYDSQEVELSEKYGELADKLHTALHEVVGHASGQINKGVGTPKETLKSYASTLEEGRADLVGLYYLYSPKLQELGLVEDWKKVGMAAYNDYIRNGLMTQLVRIEPGRDIEEAHMRNRQWVSAWVYEKGQKDKVIEKIEKNGKTYFKINNYEKLHNLFGELLKETQRIKSEGDYQAAKDLVETYGVKVDPKLHKEVLERNSKFNLAPYKGFLNPVLVPKVNSKGDITDIEVTYPKSFAEEMLYYSEKYSFLPLEN, via the coding sequence ATGAAATTAAATGTTTTAACAGCTATTATAGCTTCCTCGGTTATGCTGGTCTCTTGCGATACTAAATTTTCAAATACTATAGGTAAGACAGATCCTGAAAATTTTGAATATAAAGTTGATCGTTTTGCGGATATAGAAGTATTGAAATATCAGATTCCTGGTTGGGAAAAACTTTCCCTGAAAGAAAAAAAGTTGGTTTACTATTTAGCTCAGGCAGGTATGTCCGGAAGAGATATAATATGGGATCAGAATTATAAATATAACTTAAAAATTCGTAAAGCATTAGAAAGTATTTATAAAAACTATAAAGGAGATAAATCAGCACAAAGCTGGAAAAACTATGAAATATATTTAAAAAGGGTATGGTTTTCTAATGGAATACACCACCATTACTCTAATGACAAAATTATGCCGGAATTTTCACAGAATTATTTTCAGCAATTATTAAATGATACTAGTACAGAATTGGAACCATTCATTGTAGATATACTTTTTAATGAAGAGGATAATAAAAAAGTTAATCTGGATGAGTCTAAGGGATTTATATCTGGTTCTGCAATAAATTTTTATGGGAAAGGTATTACGGATAAAGAAGTAGAGAAATATTATTCAGGGAAAACAAATCAGGATTCAGACAGACCTGTCTCATGGGGGCTCAATTCCAAATTAATCAAAAATGAACAGGGAAATTTAGAAGAAAAAATATGGAAAAGCGGGGGTATGTATGGAGCTGCAATAGATCAAATTATATTTTGGTTGGAAAAAGCAGTTTCAGTAGCTGAAAATAAACCGCAGGCGGAAGCTTTAAAACTGCTAATCAGTTATTATAAAACAGGTAGCCTGAAGACCTGGGATGAATACAATATAGCTTGGTTGAAGGCTACTGAGGGAAATATTGATTACATCAATGGATTTATAGAGGTGTATAATGATCCTTTAGGACATAAAGGCTCTTATGAAAGTATTGTTCAAATCAAAGATTTTGATATGTCTGCAAAAATGGAAGTAATTTCCAAAAATGCACAATGGTTTGAAGATAATTCTCCTTTAATGCCAGAGCATAAAAAGAAAAATGTTGTAGGTATATCATATAAAACGGTAATAGCAGCTTCGGAATCGGGTGATTCATCCCCAAGTACACCTATAGGTGTAAACTTGCCCAACGCCGATTGGATTAGAGCAGAGTATGGTTCAAAATCTGTATCTCTAGGTAATATCATAGATGCTTATGGTCAGGCAGGCGGAACGGAGAAATTAAAAGAATTTGCTTACGACTCGCAAGAAGTTGAATTATCCGAAAAATACGGAGAACTTGCAGATAAGTTACATACAGCACTACATGAAGTGGTGGGACATGCTTCCGGGCAAATAAATAAAGGAGTGGGTACTCCAAAGGAAACATTAAAAAGTTATGCTTCAACACTTGAGGAAGGGAGAGCTGATCTTGTAGGTCTTTATTATTTATATAGCCCTAAATTACAGGAGTTAGGTTTAGTCGAAGATTGGAAAAAGGTAGGTATGGCTGCTTACAATGATTATATTCGTAACGGTTTGATGACGCAGTTAGTACGTATAGAACCCGGAAGGGACATTGAAGAAGCACATATGAGAAACCGTCAGTGGGTAAGTGCATGGGTTTATGAAAAAGGTCAGAAAGATAAGGTTATTGAAAAAATAGAGAAAAATGGTAAAACTTATTTTAAAATAAATAATTATGAAAAATTACATAATTTATTTGGAGAATTATTAAAAGAAACTCAGAGAATTAAATCAGAAGGTGATTATCAGGCTGCAAAAGACCTGGTTGAAACATATGGTGTTAAAGTAGATCCAAAGCTTCATAAAGAAGTTCTTGAAAGAAATTCAAAATTTAATCTAGCTCCATATAAAGGCTTTCTAAACCCTGTTTTAGTTCCTAAAGTTAATAGTAAAGGAGATATTACTGATATTGAGGTTACTTATCCTAAATCATTTGCTGAAGAGATGCTGTATTATTCTGAAAAATACAGTTTTTTACCTTTAGAAAATTAA
- the glmM gene encoding phosphoglucosamine mutase: MSLIKSISGIRGTIGGKTGDNLTPLDTVKFASAYGTWLKRKLSKEQVKVVIGRDARISGQMVSALVSSTLQGVGIDIIDLGLSTTPTVEMMVPYLEADGGIILTASHNPKQWNALKLLNSKGEFISGKDGEELLEIAENEDFDYVEVDQLGTYIQDNTAIDYHIGEILKLPLVDAEAVKKAGFRVVLDAVNSTGGISVPPLLKKLGVEVVEMYCEPNGDFPHNPEPLEVNLEDIMKKVPEEKADFGIVVDPDVDRLALISEDGSMFGEEYTLVAVADYVLSQTPSATVSNLSSSRALSDISRQYGQKYEASAVGEVNVVTKMKETAAKIGGEGNGGIIYPELHYGRDSLVGIALFLTHLAKKGITCKQLRETYPSYFMGKKKIDLKPEIDTDQILRKLTEKYSGETITTIDGLKIDFPSTWVHLRKSNTEPIIRIYTEAPTQQEADQLADRFIEEIKNLA; this comes from the coding sequence ATGTCATTAATTAAAAGTATTTCCGGAATCAGAGGAACTATAGGCGGTAAAACCGGAGATAATCTTACTCCGCTGGATACCGTTAAATTTGCTTCGGCCTATGGTACCTGGTTAAAAAGAAAATTATCTAAAGAACAGGTAAAAGTGGTCATAGGAAGAGATGCCCGTATTTCCGGACAAATGGTTTCCGCACTGGTTTCTTCTACCTTACAGGGAGTGGGAATCGATATTATTGATTTGGGTTTATCCACCACACCCACTGTGGAAATGATGGTTCCTTATCTTGAAGCTGATGGAGGAATTATTCTTACCGCCAGTCATAATCCTAAACAATGGAATGCTTTAAAGCTCCTTAATTCCAAGGGAGAATTCATTTCCGGCAAAGATGGAGAAGAGTTGCTGGAAATTGCTGAAAATGAAGATTTTGATTATGTAGAGGTAGACCAGTTAGGAACCTATATACAAGATAATACAGCCATCGATTATCACATCGGCGAAATATTAAAATTGCCTTTGGTAGATGCCGAAGCCGTTAAAAAAGCAGGTTTTAGGGTTGTCTTAGACGCTGTGAATTCCACCGGAGGAATTTCTGTACCCCCGTTATTAAAAAAACTGGGTGTGGAAGTGGTGGAAATGTACTGTGAGCCCAATGGAGATTTTCCTCATAATCCGGAACCTCTGGAAGTAAATCTGGAAGATATTATGAAAAAAGTTCCGGAAGAAAAAGCAGATTTCGGTATCGTAGTGGATCCTGATGTAGACAGGCTGGCACTTATCTCAGAGGACGGTTCCATGTTCGGAGAGGAATATACTTTGGTAGCTGTTGCTGATTATGTTCTCTCTCAGACTCCTTCCGCTACAGTATCCAATCTATCCTCTTCCCGTGCTTTAAGCGATATTTCCCGTCAGTATGGCCAGAAATACGAGGCTTCTGCCGTTGGTGAGGTAAATGTGGTTACCAAAATGAAAGAAACCGCAGCGAAAATCGGAGGAGAAGGCAACGGAGGTATCATTTATCCGGAACTTCATTACGGAAGAGATTCACTTGTGGGAATTGCTCTCTTTTTAACGCATCTGGCAAAAAAGGGAATTACCTGCAAGCAATTACGGGAAACCTATCCGTCTTATTTTATGGGAAAGAAAAAAATTGATTTAAAACCGGAAATTGATACGGATCAGATATTACGAAAACTGACTGAAAAATATTCCGGTGAAACCATTACAACTATTGACGGATTAAAAATAGATTTTCCTTCCACCTGGGTACACTTAAGAAAGTCTAATACAGAACCGATTATACGTATATATACGGAAGCTCCTACTCAGCAGGAAGCTGATCAGCTGGCCGATCGTTTTATCGAAGAAATAAAGAATTTGGCGTAA
- a CDS encoding sensor histidine kinase, whose translation MNTLVFMLLWLLLGLFFHFFTPFNLHSNITKKEVLFFFSCILFLGSLFTFITSYRITLYAFQPLRTVIDKANEINIYKNAELLAEPKDQSELTDLIRSFNHMLLRIKEQSEHQNAFFASASHELRTPLAVMLTRLQIMIKEPDVSYATQELYKTQIKEIQQLIHIVNDFLLMGEINNQNLQLQRNHCDLTDIFLQLIEKFSLRSAERNTPFKLSFLPIEEDFRVWADEEKLTVILSNLISNAVKYSQQNTSIDLTISKKDNIVSILISNSIREDINPQITDIKNKFYHSKPMKGEGSGLGLWISKQLADIQDIELFFSIKNQTLFEAHIII comes from the coding sequence GTGAATACCTTAGTATTTATGCTTTTATGGCTTTTACTGGGGCTCTTTTTCCATTTTTTTACTCCTTTTAACCTACATTCAAATATTACTAAAAAAGAAGTATTGTTTTTTTTTAGCTGCATTTTATTTTTAGGAAGCTTATTTACTTTTATTACTTCTTACCGGATTACTTTATATGCCTTTCAACCTTTGCGAACTGTTATAGATAAAGCAAATGAAATAAATATTTATAAAAATGCCGAACTGCTTGCAGAACCTAAAGATCAAAGCGAACTGACCGATTTAATCCGCTCATTTAATCATATGCTTTTACGGATAAAAGAACAATCGGAACATCAGAATGCTTTTTTTGCCTCTGCCTCTCATGAATTGAGAACTCCATTGGCTGTGATGCTTACCCGGCTGCAAATTATGATAAAAGAACCTGATGTTTCTTATGCAACCCAGGAATTATATAAAACACAAATTAAGGAAATCCAACAATTGATTCATATTGTTAACGACTTTCTGTTAATGGGAGAAATTAATAACCAAAACTTACAACTTCAACGGAATCATTGCGACCTTACTGATATATTTCTTCAGCTGATCGAAAAATTTTCTCTTCGCTCTGCTGAAAGAAATACACCATTTAAACTTTCTTTTCTACCCATTGAAGAAGACTTTCGTGTATGGGCAGATGAGGAAAAACTAACCGTTATTCTATCCAATTTAATTAGCAACGCTGTTAAATATTCCCAACAGAATACCTCAATTGACCTTACAATTTCTAAAAAAGATAATATTGTCAGTATCCTCATCAGCAATAGCATACGTGAAGATATTAATCCTCAAATTACGGATATCAAAAATAAATTTTATCATTCAAAACCTATGAAAGGAGAAGGTTCCGGACTGGGACTATGGATTTCAAAACAACTGGCAGACATTCAGGATATTGAATTATTTTTCAGTATAAAAAACCAAACTTTGTTTGAAGCTCATATTATCATTTAA
- a CDS encoding DUF885 domain-containing protein: MKKILVILTSCLFSNFIFSQSDENKSLYDLADNYYEDFLKLNPIQATMQGDYRYNDLLTNDISDEFLSEYEDFFQIYLQKLNKINYSQLNENSKIVYDVLKNEIELSLEKFPYHFERIPFTQFEGLPLQMPVMGSGQGIQPFKTEKDYSDWLKRVDAFSGWADTAVKNFKKGIDTGMVLPDVLVSKMIKQMLNEDIISADSEKNIFYGPIKNLPSDFTLAQKKDITQKYQQMIIGKIIPTYTQLGTYLKEEYLPHSRKSIGYNSLPAGNTMYLYWVKYWTTTNKTPEEFYQAGLKQVDSLKNEMNKVRLQIGFEGSLKDFLLYVKTDPKARPYTTPKQILDEFNSILFKIEPQLKLLFNKTPKTAFEIRQTEKFRENTASAEYYQGTADGSRPGVFYMPIPDATQFNVTSGMESLFLHEAIPGHHYQVSLQQENTSLPKFMRFGWIGSYGEGWALYCESLGPELGLYTDPYQKLGSLSDDMLRAVRLVIDTGIHTRNMSREQAIEYFLDHVAYNRNEAVAEVERYISYPAQALSYKAGSMKIQELKNKYRKILGNKFSISEFHDELLSSGCLPLNVLEKKMSAWAEKK; encoded by the coding sequence ATGAAAAAAATACTTGTAATTCTGACTTCCTGCCTGTTTTCTAATTTTATTTTTTCTCAATCTGATGAAAATAAATCTCTGTATGATCTGGCTGATAATTATTATGAAGATTTCTTAAAATTAAATCCCATACAAGCCACAATGCAGGGAGATTACAGGTATAATGATTTATTAACCAATGATATTTCCGATGAATTCTTATCTGAATATGAAGATTTTTTTCAGATTTATCTACAAAAATTAAACAAAATTAATTACAGCCAGCTAAACGAAAATTCCAAAATCGTTTACGATGTATTAAAAAATGAAATTGAACTTAGTTTAGAAAAATTCCCTTATCATTTTGAGAGAATTCCTTTTACCCAATTTGAGGGACTTCCCCTGCAAATGCCCGTTATGGGGAGTGGACAGGGTATTCAACCTTTTAAAACCGAAAAGGATTATTCTGACTGGCTCAAACGTGTAGATGCTTTTAGCGGATGGGCAGATACAGCTGTTAAAAATTTTAAAAAAGGAATTGATACCGGAATGGTTCTGCCGGATGTATTAGTTTCTAAAATGATTAAGCAGATGCTTAATGAAGATATTATAAGCGCCGATTCTGAAAAAAATATTTTTTACGGTCCTATTAAAAATTTACCTTCAGACTTTACTTTAGCACAAAAAAAAGATATAACTCAAAAATATCAACAGATGATTATAGGTAAAATTATCCCTACCTATACTCAATTGGGAACTTATCTTAAAGAAGAGTATTTACCTCACAGTCGTAAAAGCATAGGGTATAATTCGTTACCTGCTGGCAATACCATGTATTTGTACTGGGTAAAATATTGGACCACAACAAACAAAACACCGGAAGAATTTTATCAGGCAGGTCTAAAGCAGGTAGACAGCCTTAAAAATGAAATGAATAAAGTACGACTGCAAATAGGTTTTGAGGGATCTTTGAAGGATTTTTTACTGTATGTTAAAACAGATCCGAAAGCTCGCCCCTATACAACGCCAAAACAGATTTTAGATGAATTTAATTCTATTTTATTCAAAATTGAACCTCAGCTAAAATTATTATTTAATAAAACTCCCAAAACCGCTTTTGAAATAAGGCAAACAGAAAAATTCAGAGAAAATACAGCCAGCGCGGAATATTATCAGGGTACTGCTGATGGAAGCAGACCCGGAGTTTTTTATATGCCTATTCCCGATGCAACGCAATTCAATGTAACTTCGGGTATGGAATCCTTATTTCTTCATGAAGCTATACCCGGTCATCATTATCAGGTTTCGTTGCAACAAGAAAATACATCACTTCCCAAATTTATGCGGTTTGGCTGGATAGGTTCATACGGAGAAGGCTGGGCCTTATATTGTGAATCATTGGGACCTGAACTGGGGCTTTATACAGATCCTTATCAAAAATTAGGTTCCTTGAGTGATGATATGCTTCGTGCCGTACGACTGGTTATTGATACGGGAATACACACCCGAAATATGAGCCGGGAGCAAGCTATTGAATATTTTCTGGATCATGTTGCATATAACAGAAATGAGGCTGTTGCGGAAGTGGAAAGGTACATATCTTATCCTGCACAGGCTTTAAGTTATAAGGCGGGCTCTATGAAAATTCAAGAATTAAAAAACAAGTATCGTAAAATTCTGGGAAATAAGTTTTCGATTTCAGAGTTTCATGATGAATTATTAAGTTCGGGCTGCCTGCCTCTCAATGTATTAGAAAAAAAGATGTCTGCTTGGGCTGAAAAAAAGTAA
- a CDS encoding response regulator transcription factor, with protein MKILIIEDEDSLGTFMKKGLQQAGHSVTLIQEGTEGQKMAAMENFDLILLDLMLPGINGFDILSNLRTFQITTPVIITSALSSTQQVVQGLDLGAVDYIKKPFEWEELLARIRVVQKKISNQTSNNLVIQDLTIDVVGRKVFRAGKEIKLTAKEYILLEYLARNANRIVSKNQIMEHAWDLDFDPGSNIVEVHMYQLRKKIDKDFPNPLIETIVGLGYSLKGEKS; from the coding sequence ATGAAAATTTTAATTATAGAGGATGAAGACAGCCTGGGGACATTTATGAAAAAAGGTCTTCAACAGGCAGGACATTCTGTAACACTTATACAAGAGGGAACTGAAGGTCAGAAAATGGCAGCCATGGAAAATTTTGATCTCATTCTTCTGGATCTAATGCTTCCGGGAATTAACGGGTTTGACATATTATCCAATTTACGAACTTTTCAGATTACAACTCCTGTAATTATTACCAGTGCACTTTCCAGCACTCAACAGGTAGTTCAGGGATTGGATCTAGGAGCCGTAGATTATATAAAAAAACCTTTTGAATGGGAGGAGTTACTGGCTAGAATACGCGTCGTTCAAAAAAAGATTTCCAATCAAACTTCCAATAATTTAGTAATTCAGGATCTAACGATAGACGTGGTAGGCAGAAAAGTTTTTCGTGCAGGCAAAGAAATTAAACTTACGGCTAAAGAATATATTTTATTGGAATATCTGGCAAGAAATGCAAACCGTATTGTAAGTAAGAACCAGATTATGGAACATGCCTGGGATTTGGATTTTGATCCGGGAAGTAACATTGTAGAAGTTCACATGTATCAACTGAGAAAAAAAATTGATAAAGACTTTCCTAATCCTCTTATTGAAACTATTGTTGGTTTGGGATATTCTTTAAAAGGCGAAAAATCGTAA
- a CDS encoding EamA family transporter, translating to MSSNSKKTFPAIPAVLLSMISVQGGASIAKSLFPVLGAGGTASLRIGLSAVLLVLFFRPNIRKLTAEQWLYCSGYGICLAAMNLIFYYAIQRIPLGLGVALEFVGPLTLALFSSRKILDLFWALLACIGIALLVPWNNAGVDIIGLILALVAGAFWAFYILIGGKILKKVKRGEAVSVGMCIATLFILPFGIFSGDLDVLNGKWLLVGLGVALLSSAVPFSLDLIALGKIPSKTFSILMSLQPAFGALSGLVFLNEILSISQCLSILCVIVASIGATIFRKK from the coding sequence ATGTCTTCAAACTCTAAGAAAACCTTTCCGGCTATACCTGCTGTACTTTTATCTATGATTAGTGTTCAGGGAGGAGCTTCAATTGCTAAAAGCCTATTTCCGGTTTTAGGAGCCGGTGGAACAGCCTCTTTAAGAATTGGTCTTTCAGCAGTACTGCTTGTTCTTTTTTTTAGACCCAATATTCGAAAACTCACAGCAGAACAGTGGTTATACTGCTCGGGGTATGGAATTTGTTTAGCGGCTATGAATCTTATCTTTTATTATGCAATTCAACGTATTCCATTAGGGCTGGGTGTTGCTTTGGAGTTTGTAGGACCTTTAACGTTGGCTCTATTCAGTTCAAGAAAAATACTTGATTTATTTTGGGCTCTTTTAGCTTGCATCGGAATAGCATTACTTGTTCCATGGAATAATGCAGGGGTTGATATTATTGGTTTAATTTTAGCCTTGGTTGCGGGTGCATTTTGGGCTTTTTATATACTTATCGGTGGAAAAATTTTAAAAAAAGTAAAAAGAGGTGAAGCAGTAAGTGTAGGAATGTGTATCGCTACTCTTTTTATACTGCCCTTTGGAATTTTTTCCGGAGATCTGGATGTTTTAAATGGTAAATGGCTTTTAGTGGGATTGGGAGTTGCCCTCTTATCCAGTGCAGTTCCATTTTCATTGGATTTGATTGCTTTAGGAAAGATTCCCTCTAAAACATTCAGTATCCTTATGAGTTTGCAACCCGCTTTTGGAGCTTTATCAGGCTTGGTTTTTCTAAACGAAATTCTAAGTATCAGTCAATGCTTATCCATACTTTGTGTTATTGTTGCCAGCATAGGAGCTACTATTTTTAGAAAAAAATAA